The Halotia branconii CENA392 region AGTTTCCTCCCGTAATAATTGCAGAATCAAATCTTGTTCAAACTTCAACCCTGCTAATATTTCTGTATATGTAGCCGTATTCTGTCTAGTCTCAATATCTGGAATTTTAGCAATTTCTGCTGCTACTTGCGATAATAACGCTGGTGCAGAATCTGTTCTTGTTAATGGTGCTAACGGTAATAACCCCAAATTATTCAGAAATAGTACCGAATCTTGCTCCCACATTCTGATAACTTGATAACGATGAGTTGTGACTTCGCTGACATATTCTGTGGTAAAGGCAATTTCATCACTAGTTGGTTGTAAGAATATCATTACCTGCGTCACTGGAACTTGATATTGACGTGTTAATCTGACGTAATAATCTAGCATTCGCAGTCCAATGGGAGTTTTGGATTTAACTGTAGTTTGAAATTCTAGGTGTAAAATTCGATTTTCTGTTTGCAAGAATGTTACAGAATCAGCGCGAATTGGTTCGATGCTCAATTCGGTTTTTAATATTTTAATTTGGCGTGGTTCTTGATTGAGTAACCAGCGAATAAAATCACGGGGATATTTTTCGACAAGGACTTTACACAGGTTGTCGTATTCTGCCATCTAGAGATTTATTGTATTGATGTTTATGCAGGGCGATCGCTC contains the following coding sequences:
- a CDS encoding Rpn family recombination-promoting nuclease/putative transposase; this encodes MAEYDNLCKVLVEKYPRDFIRWLLNQEPRQIKILKTELSIEPIRADSVTFLQTENRILHLEFQTTVKSKTPIGLRMLDYYVRLTRQYQVPVTQVMIFLQPTSDEIAFTTEYVSEVTTHRYQVIRMWEQDSVLFLNNLGLLPLAPLTRTDSAPALLSQVAAEIAKIPDIETRQNTATYTEILAGLKFEQDLILQLLREETMQESVIYQYILQKGEQIGERRGEQRGEQRGEQRGEQRGEQRGEQRGEQKEALRFCQLLLDERFGEIDASIIEQLQVLDKERLEALGRAILRFSSLSDLVTWLNQQEV